The Saprospiraceae bacterium genome includes the window ATTCAAAAAAAGATACAGTAGATTTATATACTTGGTTCTATGACGACAGATTTCCGAATGGGTTAAATACTCTGTATAGAACAAAAGAAGAATTGACATTTGACAAATTGAATAAAGAAGTTATCCGAAACAAAGTTGAGGAAAACAAACTGAAAGAAGTGATGTCAATCATGAAAACTGATATGAATTAAAGAAGAACACGAACGCCCAACTAAGCCTAGCCGCCAAGCTGCCCTAATCAGGCAGCCTGCGGCTAGGCGGAACGTTAGCGGGCATTAAAATATATAAAAAAAAGAGCATCAACTTGCCCACAATGAAATCTTAGGTCTGGGAATCTCGTTTTTTTCGGAACCTTTTGGGTTTCACGCAAAGAAGCGGAACTCGCTCGGGGAACGCGCGAAGCGCCCGTACAAAGAGCAGGAACTTCAGCTACCAACACGTTGACCGATCCCTACCGACACGTTGACCGATCTCCCCAAGCAGATCTTATGTTCGTGTGGAGACTTTGACAGACAGGAATGGTTAACCAAGACATTTTGGAATTCATATAATATGCCGTAACTTGCTAATAGAATCGATAGAATCGGTTGTCGAGCGATCAGAAAAATTCATTAAGGAGATTCTAATTTGAGGAAAAATTGAAAAAGGAACGCCCGCCAACATGGCATACATCGGTCATGCTCCCTAACGGTCGCACGCCGTGTATGCTGGACGTTGGCGGTCAGCAAGGAAAAAAATACACCTCCAAAAAACGAATCGACAAAAAGAAAAGTAATAAATGAAATCAACTAATAAGAAATTATTTCTAATATTTGATTTGGATGAAACACTAATTCATGCGACAAAAAATATTCTAAATCAAAAAGTGGATTTCAAAATTGGAGAATATAATATATACAAAAGACCGAATGTCGATGACTTTTTACAGAAGTGTTTTGAAAATTATAGAGTTGCAATTTGGTCGTCAGCAGATGATGAATATGTCAAAGAAACGGTTAAACAATTAATACCTGAATATCGTAAATTGGAATTCATTTGGACAAGATTGAACTGTTCAGTAAAAGTTGTAAAAAAGCCAATACTTGAAGGATATGACTATGGTGGATTTTATAAAGAACATCAATGGATAAAACCATTAAGAAGAATAAAGC containing:
- a CDS encoding HAD family hydrolase, yielding MKSTNKKLFLIFDLDETLIHATKNILNQKVDFKIGEYNIYKRPNVDDFLQKCFENYRVAIWSSADDEYVKETVKQLIPEYRKLEFIWTRLNCSVKVVKKPILEGYDYGGFYKEHQWIKPLRRIKQKGIGLKSMLVIDNSPYKVVESKENALIIKSFEGEKSDDELNKLYEFFLNFEDVKDVRKVDKKHWTIE